The region GGTGTTCAATTAGGTTCAGATCAGGAGACATACTTGGCCACTGAATCACTTTCACCCGGTTCTTCTTCAGAAATCCAACAGTGGCCTTAGATGTGTGCTTAGCTTTGGCTTTTTATTTCCTTGGATAACTGCAGTGAACCTGCATGTCGATTTTCTTCCACCCTTCTCATCAGAAGACGCTGAAGTTGAGTTGTTAACATCCCTGGACGACCTTGACGTCTCTATGAGATGGTTGCAATTCCAtcttttttagatttttctacCACATTTGCTACAGTATTCTGACTGATAAGTAAAGCTTTGCTGGTTTTCTTGTAGCCTTCAGCTTTGCCTAAAGTAGTTGTAGCCTAAAGAAATGATTTTCTTTCTCAGATCTTGTGAACTTTCTCTTCCATGTGGTGCCTTTGCTAACAGCATGAAATGGGAAACtgttttctttaagtaacaccCCATTTGTAGTCAACTGTCTGTTCACACCTGTGTTGTGAATTATGAAACTCACCTACACGTTTCTAGTctaaaattttgactttttggtcTTTTCCCCATAGACGTTCTGTttggtgtactcatttttgtatCACCCTAAattgagtaaaactgaaaattgtgTTCTCTAATGTATATgattaaccttactttcataTTATAAGTTAAACGGATGTTATATAAATTTAGTCTGGTaatcattttggaaattgtttttgtcttcattgacatattgtttaaactttaattttatgtaggggtgtactcatttatgttgagcactgtatatgtgtatgtatgtatatatatatatatatatatgtgtgtgtaataaatatatatatatgtgtgtatgtatgtatatatatatatatatgtatgtatgtatgtatgtatatgtatagatatgtgtgtatgtatatatgtatgtatgtatatgtatagatatatgtatgtatgtatatatatatgtatgtatgtatgtatatatatatatatatatatatgtgtgtgtatatatatatgtgtgtgtatgtgtatatatatatatgtgtgtatgtgtatatatatgtgtgtatgtgtatatatatatacatgtgtgtatgtgtatatatatatacatgtgtgtatgtgtatatatatacatgtgtgtatgtgtatatatatacatgtgtgtgtatgtatatatatatacatgtgtgtatatgtatatatatatacatgtgtgtatgtatatatatatacatgtgtgtatatgtatatatatatacatgtgtgtatatgtatatatatgtgtgtatatatatacacgcgtgtgtgtatgtatatgtatatatacatacgtgtgtatatatgtatgtatgtttgtgtgtgtatatattatgtgtgcgtatgtatgaatgtgtgtgtataattgtgtgtatgtgtgtatatatatatatatatatatatgtatgtatgtatgtaaagtgTCATCGTTGGAATTACTCAATCAGTGtgtgcaaaataaaacatcacatattattgtcctgGTATTTGTGTAATAAGTCTCttaatgtgttttcatttaagacttttttctttcatttggacACTCAATAGTGTGTAGTACAACCAATAGCAATAGAGTACAAACAAATGTACTGAAGTCAGTTACCTTCAAATGTTGCATGTTGGTATATAAATTATTAGCATTTTAtctggaaaatatatttttaaaatgcttagTTCTTATGTCTTTTGCATGTTATTGAACAGCCTGTAGAATCTACTGCTGATAAATTcaagtttgtcactttttgatccacttgattttttttttatgtggcagtAATTTAAAACATACTTTTCAGATTAAACATACATGAGGTATttccttgaaaaataaaacatagctGTTGGAGTATTTGTGATAATTTTGGTCTTTATTGATCAACGCTGAAGAAATGATACAAATGTGTGGAGGggaaaacaaagacattttatttgaGCTGTTCATTTAAATACAAACGCAAGACGCACGCTGCAGCAGGAGCAGATGCAGACGACACCACGAACAGAAGCGCCAACGGTGAGGACGTGGACAAATTGTCATTATTGATGTCACCTTCCTGTGGATGTTGtgacactgttaaaaaaaaaaatctaaagtcaAAATTGAAGGAGGGGAATGCATAAAAATGTCCTGTGAGAGACTTGCCTCCTgtggttttttttatgtccttTTTATTCATACACATCCTTCTTGTCTGCGATGTACTCTACGATCTCCGAGGGAGTCATCAACTTCTCGGCTTCTACATCGGGAATCTCAAAGCCTACAGAGGAAGCAAATGGAATGAATAAAGGAAGACAGGAAGGAAGGTAGAAGACACTCACCAAATTCATCCTCCATGGCCATAATGATCTCAACCTGGTCCAGGCTGTCCAGACCCAAATCTTTCATGAAGTGGGAGGATGTCTGCAGCTGTCgggcattcacacacacacacggcgttAACAAAATGGTTTCCTCCTAGCAGATACGTTCAAATGTATACACCTTACCTTCTCGGGGTTAATCTTGTCATACAGCTTGAGGACATACATGACGCGTTCTTTGATGGTCTCTAGAGTGAGGGGGGGCAGGTCCCCGTATTGTCGGCACAGCACACCTGAGGAGACCTGCACGGGGAGGGGGGGACGGAGGCAGCTCAATAAACATGTGCAAGAACAATCTTCATTacaccattttttcccctttatatTCGCAGAAGCACATTTCATCTCACCTCAAATATGCACACTGTACAGCGCTACCGTATGGTGTGGTGTAATAATGTAGTGTGTAATGTGGTCAAATAAAATAgagaattttaaggaaaaatacagtaataaatcGGAATAAATAGGTCATTCTTTCAAATTACGTCATTGTTCTTATGAATTTGTGTACCAAAAGTACTAATCGGTACTAAAattggtttggaaaaaaaatcgttttgaaataaataaacatttatgtactacatttcaaaacaatgttACAAAGTGCTTTATAAGCAAAACAGTCGATTGGCAAAATAAAACTATTAAGCAgtttattcaaatgtattgctAGCACTTGATTTAAAGCCGCACGGGAAAACGGCCATAACAAAAATCAAGTGTTAACCATGCATACCACCTTAAGAGTTGCATCTCAAAAAATGCATCCCAACTTCGTTAGCAAGTTAGCCAACCTGACGCGATACCATACGTAAGCCATCTATATTGTCCATATTGACAAAATGTTCACGACACGACTATCTAATTGTCCAACTCAACAACCCGTAATCCATCGCGTACTTTCTCATGTTATGATAACGTAACCGTTTTGAAAGGCGTCGGTAGGTCACGGCGACACACGCTAGGCCACAGAGGCTCAATGATAGGGGACACTCACCGAGCTCTTGCCGAGCCACCGCGTCCTCCGGCTGGCCGCGGCGAAGGAGAGGGGTCGGAGCGCGGCCGCCGCGGGGACCGGAGCTGCTCTCACTGCCAGGTTGGCGGACAGGAGCCGCAGCGAGGGTCGGGCGAGAGAGCGGACGCACTGGTGCAGGGCACGGGACGCCATGACGGAGAGAAGTCGGCACGTACCCAGCATGCACCGCGAAGAAGAAGACGGGCCATGGGTTTGCCAGTGCGCATGTGCATGCTAGATTAttggataaataataataagaaaaataaataaggtaagtataattgtatacaaattaataaaaaacacatttttttctaaatattaaaatataaatatactggtagtaaaagaaaagaagggcATGCGTTTCCAGAGGGTTCAAATTCAGACAAAACTAATCAAACTCCAAAACACAGCATTGATTAATGTGATTATCTTAGTACAAAATTGATGTATTAAACAGCACAAAGAAACTTGGACAACAAATATGTTCAAAGTAAACGTTACAAACCCATTATAGCGGAAAATTCCATTGCGGTGTGCAGTGACGTCAATCGATAACACTGTACTCAACTCTTACTGTCTGGTTATCCATCCAATCCGACTGTCAGTCGGAGGAGCGGAGCTAAGCAAAACAAATGCTTCACATTTGTCTTTTACTTATTGATCCGCAAACATCTCCTCATTTTCGCAGCCATGGAGTTGTCTGAAATATTGTACAACAAAGCGGAGTATATTGAGACGGTAAAGTATTCTTTTTAGACGCTGTTAGCTAGTATGCTATGTGGCTAACTAGCCGGACGGGGCGTTGGACCACTATGGCATCATTGTGTTCAGTGTCAATCGTTATTAatatggtatttatttattgataatttTAGGCTTCTGGCAACAAGGTTAGCAGGCAATCTGTGCTCTGTGGAAGTCAAAACATCGTACTTAATGGCAAAGTAAGTTAATCTAAACGATGCGAAGATTGATGGTATATTTTCATGAATTGGTTGtgatttgagttgtttttctctcctCCAGACCATCGTCATGAATGACTGTATCATCAGGGGGGATCTGGCTAATGTCAGGGTGGGCAGACATTGTGTGGTCAAAAGCAGGAGTGTCATTCGTCCACCTTTCAAGAAGTTCAGCAAAGGGTAACCTGTATTTTTGCTCTTATGCCAAATGTTTCCTGAACATTAAGATTCAAACTGGCCCAGCATTGTTCCCTGCATTAGTGGTGTGTTTACGTGGTGTTGACTTGACCGGGGGGGCTCAccaagactggtcgccagtaGATTGCaggacacatacacacacacaccaaaaaaaaaaaaaaagaagctttacCCACGTTTACATTCACTCCTATGGACCATTTAGAATCGTGTCTAACATATATGCTTTTGCAATGTGAGAGGAAACACAATATCTAAGTCATAGTACTAAAACTGGTGTGTGAGAGGGGACATGGTGTAACAGGGCCGGAAAACACTAGTAgtagaagaagctaggctaactgatAGTTCTGGTATTCTCTCTGTACTTTATATTGTGGTGAATGACTTGGGAAACTCTTCATACAATTTCAGATTCcctatatatgcatatatgttgCTGCCTCATTTTGCGTAATTGTGGTTTTTAATTTGACTAGTATATTCATTTTTGTGCATGCTTTGGTCATGTTCATCTGTAACGTGGACAAGTGTAatagcatttaaaaatacattttacatatgTTTTCAAAAGCTATTTTTGAATCACACATTTTAGTTGTTCTAAACTTAAAGGTGGGGTCGGACTTATGACTTGGCCCCAATAGCAAAATGCAGTGTGTTAAAGTCTACTCGTCCCTCACAGAGTGGCCTTCTTCCCGCTGCACATCGGTGACCACGTGTTCATTGAGGAGGACTGCGTGGTGAACGCAGCCCAGATTGGATCCTACGTCCATATCGGCAAGAACTGCGTCATCGTGAGTGtacacatgcgcgcacacagacacacaacgGAGGCTCACTCGCTCTAGGCGGTCACATGCTAGTCATGATGAGACCAGAGGTTGCAATGTTACGCTTCATTTTTGGTTGCAGGACGACAcagtcaagcattttttttttttaaacattcatattatttagctcattcactgccattgatggttataaacgtcaaaaattcatttgaactatttcaattagtttatcttttttccccacttttgttaacaagagtatgaaaacctagatttttttattgtacatttagaacagatctaaaatttgtaattaatcgtgagttaactagtgaagtcatgcggttaattacgcttaaaaaatttaatcgcctgacgccccgaatttttaataatctatttttttttaattgttattcattcactgccattgaaggctataaacgtcaaaaaataatttgaactatttctattagttcaacatttttttccacttttgttaacaagagtatgaaaacctagaattttacatttagaacagacataaaatttgtgattaatcgtgagtttactagtgaagtcatgcgattaattacgattgaaatttttataataatcttttttttaaatgaatttatggcagttaatgaattaaaaattccATGTTAATGTTAACAATCCATAAGGTAGTGTTAGGTAGTTTGCTTTCATACGTTTTCAAGCTGACAATCTAACCTGCAGTGgatatacagttaaaaaaaaaaagctacacacCTTCTAGAACAGctaaactttatttggggtttatCGGAAACACTTTAACTGGTTGCAGGGATGTGCTGACTCCTAGTGAGCATGAATTTGAATGtagttaattctgaacacagccacatcccctgttgtagggggggggggggggtgctcacTTGTGCAACTGCATTAtctcagttaattttttttcttcccttcttgaaaatatatatttttttcaattgcatTGTACAGGTTAAAGGCCACAATAgtagtggaattttttttattttaatttttttttacatcaaaaaGCTGGcctttgaacaggggtgtgaggactttttatatccactgtgtaCATACCCAGTGTGTATGAGTAATTTTTAGTGATAAATGGCTTACAggtgctttgtttaaaaaaaaaaaaaaaaagcactcatGTACAAAATGCAGTGAAGACTATGTGACTTCCACTTACTTCTTTGACACCAATTTTTACTTAGATAAGAGCCATCGAGTGGCATCTTTCGACACAACTGATTGAGCGCAAATGGGTGAATTTGTGAAAAGTGAATCATGAATAGGCAGTAGTTCACttcatataaaaacaaagtaataAATTATCCATGAACAAAAGttatgcacttttttatttatttatttgttatcttTGGTTATGTTGTTGCCAGGGTCGTCGCTGTGTGCTGAAAGACTGCTGCAAAATCTTAGACAACACTGTTCTTCCTCCGGAGACGGTGGTACCTCCTTTTACTGTCTTTTCAGGATGCCCAGGtctcatacacacgcacacacacaccttcaaaattattttttttatttccctgaagatgttttattttttacttatttccttTTCAGGCTTGTTTTCGGCGGAGCTTCCAGAGTGCACGCAAGATCTGATGATTGATGTCACTAAGAGCTACTACCAGAAGTTTCTTCCCCTCAGCCAGATATAAAACCTGCCTGCTCACAAACCCTTTACCATCACAACCTTCTTTCTTTTGTAGAAAGTCTGCATAGACGGGACTCCTTTGACTCCctaattttaatgtttaaaagttATCTTATGTTGTCAACTTGTCACGTTCAGCCTCTCAAATAGGTCAGACAAAATTGGACCAAAACTAAGAGACAAGAATTTAACATTGTGTCTTATTTCCATCTATCGGGATTCATCATTACAGTGTACATATGTGTGCTGTCATTGTCTGAGCAAGAGGCAACAACGCCGGAAATTTGCTGATCTTGCT is a window of Vanacampus margaritifer isolate UIUO_Vmar chromosome 2, RoL_Vmar_1.0, whole genome shotgun sequence DNA encoding:
- the dctn5 gene encoding dynactin subunit 5, which produces MELSEILYNKAEYIETASGNKVSRQSVLCGSQNIVLNGKTIVMNDCIIRGDLANVRVGRHCVVKSRSVIRPPFKKFSKGVAFFPLHIGDHVFIEEDCVVNAAQIGSYVHIGKNCVIGRRCVLKDCCKILDNTVLPPETVVPPFTVFSGCPGLFSAELPECTQDLMIDVTKSYYQKFLPLSQI
- the ndufab1b gene encoding NADH:ubiquinone oxidoreductase subunit AB1b; its protein translation is MLGTCRLLSVMASRALHQCVRSLARPSLRLLSANLAVRAAPVPAAAALRPLSFAAASRRTRWLGKSSVSSGVLCRQYGDLPPLTLETIKERVMYVLKLYDKINPEKLQTSSHFMKDLGLDSLDQVEIIMAMEDEFGFEIPDVEAEKLMTPSEIVEYIADKKDVYE